A window of the Cannabis sativa cultivar Pink pepper isolate KNU-18-1 chromosome X, ASM2916894v1, whole genome shotgun sequence genome harbors these coding sequences:
- the LOC115702522 gene encoding very-long-chain aldehyde decarbonylase CER1-like isoform X2, translated as MASKPGILTDWPWKPLGKFKYLIVAPWAISSTYMYLTKDDPMERDFSTFTIFPILLSRYVHNQIWISLSRYRSAKGNNRIVDKSLDFDQVDRERNWDDQILFTAILSYLGTRIIPNGRNVAIWKTDGIIITILLHVFVVEFLYYWLHRALHHHYLYSRYHSHHHSSIVTEPITSVAHPFAEHMAYFLLFAIPLLITAFTETVSVALLIGYITYIDFMNNLGHCNFEFIPKWFFSLFPLLKYLMYTPSFHSLHHTQFRTNYCLFMPMYDYIYGTVDESSENLYEMSLKRKEELPNVVYLTHMTTPESIYHMEIGFPALASMPHSSSKWYLWLMWPLTALSTLMAGLYARPFLVESHRFHKLTLQTWAIPKYKIQYFLQWQKSSVNNLIEKAILDAEEKGVKVLSLGLLNQKEDLNAYGEIYVKRYPELKVKVVDGSSLAVGVILNSIPKGTTQVLLTGNLTKVAYAVALALSHKGIQVASSKEEEYKKLKKSSINMSNNSTTNECLVFSQSYSEKIWLVGDGLSKEEQVKARKGTIFIPFSQFPPKPFRKDCFYHYTPAMHTPSTLQNLHSCENWLPRRVMSAWRIAGIVHGLEGWNEHECGFHTINDIHKVWEATLRHGFHPLPITSSHQKF; from the exons ATGGCTTCTAAGCCTGGAATCCTCACTGATTGGCCATGGAAGCCTCTTGGAAAGTTTAAG tatttaATTGTAGCACCATGGGCGATTAGTAGCACGTACATGTATTTAACAAAGGATGATCCAATGGAGAGAGACTTCTCAACCTTTACCATTTTCCCAATTTTGTTGTCAAGATATGTTCACAATCAGATTTGGATCTCTCTTTCTCGTTACCGATCAGCCAAAGGAAACAACCGAATCGTTGACAAGAGCCTTGACTTTGACCAAGTTGATAGAGAAAGAAATTG ggATGACCAAATATTGTTCACTGCAATACTGAGTTATTTGGGGACCCGTATAATTCCAAATGGTAGAAATGTAGCTATATGGAAGACAGATGGGATAATTATAACAATTCTGCTTCATGTTTTTGTTGTGGAATTCTTATACTATTGGCTTCACAGAGCTTTACACCACCATTACCTCTATTCTCGTTATCACTCTCATCACCATTCCTCCATTGTCACCGAGCCCATTACTT CTGTGGCTCATCCATTTGCAGAGCACATGGCATATTTCCTTCTGTTTGCAATCCCATTATTGATAACAGCATTTACAGAAACTGTCTCCGTAGCTTTATTAATAGGTTACATAACTTATATCGATTTCATGAACAACTTAGGGCACTGCAACTTCGAGTTCATTCCCAAGTGGTTCTTCTCTCTGTTCCCCCTTCTCAAGTATCTTATGTATACTCCCTC gTTTCATTCGTTGCACCACACTCAGTTCCGAACCAATTATTGCTTGTTCATGCCAATGTATGATTACATCTATGGAACCGTAGACGAATCTTCAGAAAACTTATATGAGATGTCACTGAAAAGAAAGGAGGAATTACCAAATGTGGTGTATTTAACACATATGACCACACCCGAGTCCATATACCATATGGAGATAGGGTTTCCTGCATTGGCCTCTATGCCTCACTCTTCATCGAAATGGTACCTTTGGTTGATGTGGCCTCTCACTGCCTTGTCAACCCTAATGGCTGGGCTCTATGCTCGTCCTTTCCTGGTTGAGAGCCACCGTTTCCATAAACTCACATTGCAAACTTGGGCTATACCCAAGTACAAGATACAA TATTTTCTACAATGGCAAAAATCATCCGTTAACAATTTGATTGAGAAAGCCATACTTGACGCTGAGGAAAAGGGTGTAAAAGTATTGAGTCTAGGTCTCTTGAATCag AAAGAAGATTTGAATGCATATGGTGAGATTTACGTGAAAAGATACCCTGAGTTGAAGGTGAAAGTTGTAGATGGCAGTAGCCTAGCAGTGGGGGTTATACTAAACTCCATACCAAAAGGAACAACTCAAGTCTTGCTTACTGGAAATCTTACCAAGGTTGCTTATGCTGTTGCTTTGGCTCTCTCCCACAAGGGTATTCag GTAGCTTCTTCTAAGGAGGAGGAGTACAAGAAACTGAAGAAATCATCAATCAATATGTCCAATAATTCTACCACTAATGAATGTTTGGTGTTCTCCCAAAGTTATTCTGAAAAG ATTTGGTTAGTGGGAGATGGATTGAGTAAAGAAGAACAAGTAAAAGCTCGAAAGGGAACAATCTTCATTCCTTTCTCTCAATTCCCACCTAAACCATTTCGCAAAGACTGCTTTTACCATTACACACCAGCAATGCACACTCCTTCAACTCTCCAGAATCTTCATTCATGTgag AATTGGTTGCCAAGAAGAGTGATGAGTGCATGGCGTATAGCGGGAATAGTACATGGGTTAGAAGGTTGGAATGAGCATGAGTGTGGCTTCCATACCATTAATGATATTCACAAAGTTTGGGAAGCCACTCTTCGTCATGGATTTCACCCACTGCCAATTACATCTTCTCATCAAAAATTTTAA
- the LOC115702522 gene encoding very-long-chain aldehyde decarbonylase CER1-like isoform X1, protein MASKPGILTDWPWKPLGKFKYLIVAPWAISSTYMYLTKDDPMERDFSTFTIFPILLSRYVHNQIWISLSRYRSAKGNNRIVDKSLDFDQVDRERNWDDQILFTAILSYLGTRIIPNGRNVAIWKTDGIIITILLHVFVVEFLYYWLHRALHHHYLYSRYHSHHHSSIVTEPITSVAHPFAEHMAYFLLFAIPLLITAFTETVSVALLIGYITYIDFMNNLGHCNFEFIPKWFFSLFPLLKYLMYTPSFHSLHHTQFRTNYCLFMPMYDYIYGTVDESSENLYEMSLKRKEELPNVVYLTHMTTPESIYHMEIGFPALASMPHSSSKWYLWLMWPLTALSTLMAGLYARPFLVESHRFHKLTLQTWAIPKYKIQVCKNCIYFLQWQKSSVNNLIEKAILDAEEKGVKVLSLGLLNQKEDLNAYGEIYVKRYPELKVKVVDGSSLAVGVILNSIPKGTTQVLLTGNLTKVAYAVALALSHKGIQVASSKEEEYKKLKKSSINMSNNSTTNECLVFSQSYSEKIWLVGDGLSKEEQVKARKGTIFIPFSQFPPKPFRKDCFYHYTPAMHTPSTLQNLHSCENWLPRRVMSAWRIAGIVHGLEGWNEHECGFHTINDIHKVWEATLRHGFHPLPITSSHQKF, encoded by the exons ATGGCTTCTAAGCCTGGAATCCTCACTGATTGGCCATGGAAGCCTCTTGGAAAGTTTAAG tatttaATTGTAGCACCATGGGCGATTAGTAGCACGTACATGTATTTAACAAAGGATGATCCAATGGAGAGAGACTTCTCAACCTTTACCATTTTCCCAATTTTGTTGTCAAGATATGTTCACAATCAGATTTGGATCTCTCTTTCTCGTTACCGATCAGCCAAAGGAAACAACCGAATCGTTGACAAGAGCCTTGACTTTGACCAAGTTGATAGAGAAAGAAATTG ggATGACCAAATATTGTTCACTGCAATACTGAGTTATTTGGGGACCCGTATAATTCCAAATGGTAGAAATGTAGCTATATGGAAGACAGATGGGATAATTATAACAATTCTGCTTCATGTTTTTGTTGTGGAATTCTTATACTATTGGCTTCACAGAGCTTTACACCACCATTACCTCTATTCTCGTTATCACTCTCATCACCATTCCTCCATTGTCACCGAGCCCATTACTT CTGTGGCTCATCCATTTGCAGAGCACATGGCATATTTCCTTCTGTTTGCAATCCCATTATTGATAACAGCATTTACAGAAACTGTCTCCGTAGCTTTATTAATAGGTTACATAACTTATATCGATTTCATGAACAACTTAGGGCACTGCAACTTCGAGTTCATTCCCAAGTGGTTCTTCTCTCTGTTCCCCCTTCTCAAGTATCTTATGTATACTCCCTC gTTTCATTCGTTGCACCACACTCAGTTCCGAACCAATTATTGCTTGTTCATGCCAATGTATGATTACATCTATGGAACCGTAGACGAATCTTCAGAAAACTTATATGAGATGTCACTGAAAAGAAAGGAGGAATTACCAAATGTGGTGTATTTAACACATATGACCACACCCGAGTCCATATACCATATGGAGATAGGGTTTCCTGCATTGGCCTCTATGCCTCACTCTTCATCGAAATGGTACCTTTGGTTGATGTGGCCTCTCACTGCCTTGTCAACCCTAATGGCTGGGCTCTATGCTCGTCCTTTCCTGGTTGAGAGCCACCGTTTCCATAAACTCACATTGCAAACTTGGGCTATACCCAAGTACAAGATACAAGTATGCAAGAATTGCATA TATTTTCTACAATGGCAAAAATCATCCGTTAACAATTTGATTGAGAAAGCCATACTTGACGCTGAGGAAAAGGGTGTAAAAGTATTGAGTCTAGGTCTCTTGAATCag AAAGAAGATTTGAATGCATATGGTGAGATTTACGTGAAAAGATACCCTGAGTTGAAGGTGAAAGTTGTAGATGGCAGTAGCCTAGCAGTGGGGGTTATACTAAACTCCATACCAAAAGGAACAACTCAAGTCTTGCTTACTGGAAATCTTACCAAGGTTGCTTATGCTGTTGCTTTGGCTCTCTCCCACAAGGGTATTCag GTAGCTTCTTCTAAGGAGGAGGAGTACAAGAAACTGAAGAAATCATCAATCAATATGTCCAATAATTCTACCACTAATGAATGTTTGGTGTTCTCCCAAAGTTATTCTGAAAAG ATTTGGTTAGTGGGAGATGGATTGAGTAAAGAAGAACAAGTAAAAGCTCGAAAGGGAACAATCTTCATTCCTTTCTCTCAATTCCCACCTAAACCATTTCGCAAAGACTGCTTTTACCATTACACACCAGCAATGCACACTCCTTCAACTCTCCAGAATCTTCATTCATGTgag AATTGGTTGCCAAGAAGAGTGATGAGTGCATGGCGTATAGCGGGAATAGTACATGGGTTAGAAGGTTGGAATGAGCATGAGTGTGGCTTCCATACCATTAATGATATTCACAAAGTTTGGGAAGCCACTCTTCGTCATGGATTTCACCCACTGCCAATTACATCTTCTCATCAAAAATTTTAA
- the LOC133032128 gene encoding uncharacterized protein LOC133032128 — protein MPFYEWFQHAMKINNAVQVEEALMVVWAIWNARNKLLWNQKNTVALDVVLSARSNLYQWQSAQQNRFDPLISPFEIGKEEEHWTKLVANMVKINVDGAIFEAYNSFEFGFIARDSSGAIIEAVTSSKTSSASPEIVELIGIKDALSGIKTKGWSYVVLETDCLMAVQAIHNNTFLPSTFGMLVHDCQHLISQLSNVNLSFTKRSANKAAYFLARSSCYFSDRSHMLEIHLLS, from the coding sequence ATGCCATTCTATGAGTGGTTTCAACATGCCATGAAGATCAATAATGCAGTGCAAGTTGaagaagctttaatggtggTTTGGGCAATATGGAATGCTCGAAATAAGCTACTTTGGAATCAGAAAAACACAGTAGCTTTGGATGTGGTTCTGTCAGCAAGATCTAATCTTTATCAATGGCAAAGTGCTCAACAAAATAGATTTGATCCTCTTATATCTCCTTTTGAGATAGGTAAAGAGGAAGAGCATTGGACTAAACTAGTTGCAAATATGGTGAAGATAAATGTTGATGGAGCGATTTTTGAAGCTTACAACTCTTTTGAATTTGGTTTTATTGCCCGTGACAGCTCTGGAGCTATTATTGAAGCTGTTACTTCAAGCAAAACCAGTAGCGCTTCCCCTGAGATTGTTGAACTAATCGGAATTAAGGATGCCCTCAGTGGGATAAAAACCAAAGGATGGAGTTATGTCGTACTTGAAACCGACTGTCTTATGGCAGTTCAAGCTATCCACAACAACACGTTTCTTCCATCTACATTCGGGATGTTGGTCCACGACTGTCAACATCTTATATCTCAGTTGTCTAATGTTAATTTGTCTTTTACTAAGCGTTCTGCTAATAAGGCCGCATATTTCCTTGCGCGTAGCTCTTGTTATTTTTCAGATCGATCGCACATGCTAGAAATTCACCTTCTGAGTTGA
- the LOC133032381 gene encoding uncharacterized protein LOC133032381 isoform X1 yields MVNVREVVKKDLEVADPPRHRVWIKSRTKSRKLVTDYDKEIAEKIAQLEEKLSQGQIQVQGQNDILTQALGTPEHPGRVRAAGFLTRASQLFGRKKREVSDVVARQAKEIEKLKAEVQSLKQQRNAAEQEEEGEVAGEAYVPQPYAPQDEVQPQIYAEEFISLNDQGILYNFDDHAALNQQVHLCSDNIDNIVARGYLYEHVGTIKVHCQDYDDSHARIMVSEILQEDAEIPVPIEECRYVRDVCQMFLPWPKHLILTTEGPLAQPPSRRDASKGKAPMLSPQGRGAREDDLFTEEKMALIPNSLKWMIHEFLRLKDKRDIITIPVPRGFIAPRTQITLSGEDLQQVATCDYIGNQGMLFGMMHIWESINGLRKIFKFYDPELLTVHGINDEEQSQSFDDAARRLANWLSLMNNNHQMFFIPWNIGMHWTLVVVAPRKIIHLNPVKGCPIPEVIEQMIGRAFMYIGNAHEYLGQWQGINQANCPRQPKSQECGFYVLKYITDIVARANPSRYIQDQKAFGGKKQYDPKTELLPLQRKWIEQLMAVIHGDD; encoded by the exons atggtgaacgtacgggaagttgtg aaaaaggacctcgaagttgcagatcccccccgccaccgtgtttggattaaatctcgcaccaagagtagaaaacttgtcactgattacgacaaggaaattgcagagaagata gctcaattagaagagaagcttagtcagggacaaattcaggtccagggccaaaacgatatcctgacgcaggcgctcgggacaccagagcatcctggacgtgtcagggctgctgg gttcctgaccagggcatctcaactgttcggcaggaagaaaagggaagtgtctgatgttgtggctcggcaagcgaaggagattgaaaaattaaaagccgaagtccaatcccttaagcagcagaggaacgctgccgaacaagaggaagaaggagaggtggctggtgaggcgtatgttccacaaccatacgctcctcaggatgaggtacaaccacaaatttatgctgaggagtttatttccctcaacgaccaaggtatcctatacaattttgatgaccatgcggcccttaatcagcaagtacatctctgctctgacaacatcgacaatattgtggcccgagggtatttgtacgagcatgtgggtacgatcaaagttcactgccaggattacgatgattcacatgcccggatcatggtttcggaaatcctgcaagaggacgctgaaatcccagtcccaattgaagagtgcagatatgttagggacgtatgccagatgttccttccttggcctaaacacttaattttaacaaccgag ggtccactcgctcaaccgccctcaagacgtgatgcgtcaaaggggaaagctccgatgctttctccacaaggccgtggtgcacgggaagatgacttgttcacggaagagaagatggcgttgatccctaattcgctaaaatggatgattcatgaattcctaaggctcaaagataaacgtgatataatcacaattcctgtcccccgaggattcattgcaccgcgtacccagatcacgttatctggagaggatttgcagcaggttgctacgtgtgactacatcggcaaccagggaatgctgtttggaatgat gcacatatgggagagcatcaacggtctgagaaaaattttcaagttttacgacccagagcttctcacagtgcatgggatcaacgatgaagaacagagtcagtcttttgacgatgcggcaagacgattggctaattggttatcattaatgaacaacaaccaccaaatgttctttattccttggaatatcgg gatgcattggacgctagtggtggttgcgccaaggaaaattatccatttaaaccctgtaaaaggctgcccaattcccgaagtaatagaacaaatgatcggaag ggcattcatgtatatagggaaCGCACATGAGTATCTTGGCCAGTGGCAAGGAATTAaccaagcaaactgtccaagacaacctaaaagccaagaatgcggattttatgttttgaaatatatcactgacatcgtcgcacgtgccaaccccagccgttacatacaagatcaaaaagct tttgggggtaagaagcaatacgatccaaaaacagaattgttaccactacagcgaaagtggatcgaacaattgatggcggtgattcacggtgacgattga
- the LOC133032381 gene encoding uncharacterized protein LOC133032381 isoform X2, whose translation MVNVREVVKKDLEVADPPRHRVWIKSRTKSRKLVTDYDKEIAEKIAQLEEKLSQGQIQVQGQNDILTQALGTPEHPGRVRAAGFLTRASQLFGRKKREVSDVVARQAKEIEKLKAEVQSLKQQRNAAEQEEEGEVAGEAYVPQPYAPQDEVQPQIYAEEFISLNDQGILYNFDDHAALNQQVHLCSDNIDNIVARGYLYEHVGTIKVHCQDYDDSHARIMVSEILQEDAEIPVPIEECRYVRDVCQMFLPWPKHLILTTEGPLAQPPSRRDASKGKAPMLSPQGRGAREDDLFTEEKMALIPNSLKWMIHEFLRLKDKRDIITIPVPRGFIAPRTQITLSGEDLQQVATCDYIGNQGMLFGMMHIWESINGLRKIFKFYDPELLTVHGINDEEQSQSFDDAARRLANWLSLMNNNHQMFFIPWNIGMHWTLVVVAPRKIIHLNPVKGCPIPEVIEQMIGRERT comes from the exons atggtgaacgtacgggaagttgtg aaaaaggacctcgaagttgcagatcccccccgccaccgtgtttggattaaatctcgcaccaagagtagaaaacttgtcactgattacgacaaggaaattgcagagaagata gctcaattagaagagaagcttagtcagggacaaattcaggtccagggccaaaacgatatcctgacgcaggcgctcgggacaccagagcatcctggacgtgtcagggctgctgg gttcctgaccagggcatctcaactgttcggcaggaagaaaagggaagtgtctgatgttgtggctcggcaagcgaaggagattgaaaaattaaaagccgaagtccaatcccttaagcagcagaggaacgctgccgaacaagaggaagaaggagaggtggctggtgaggcgtatgttccacaaccatacgctcctcaggatgaggtacaaccacaaatttatgctgaggagtttatttccctcaacgaccaaggtatcctatacaattttgatgaccatgcggcccttaatcagcaagtacatctctgctctgacaacatcgacaatattgtggcccgagggtatttgtacgagcatgtgggtacgatcaaagttcactgccaggattacgatgattcacatgcccggatcatggtttcggaaatcctgcaagaggacgctgaaatcccagtcccaattgaagagtgcagatatgttagggacgtatgccagatgttccttccttggcctaaacacttaattttaacaaccgag ggtccactcgctcaaccgccctcaagacgtgatgcgtcaaaggggaaagctccgatgctttctccacaaggccgtggtgcacgggaagatgacttgttcacggaagagaagatggcgttgatccctaattcgctaaaatggatgattcatgaattcctaaggctcaaagataaacgtgatataatcacaattcctgtcccccgaggattcattgcaccgcgtacccagatcacgttatctggagaggatttgcagcaggttgctacgtgtgactacatcggcaaccagggaatgctgtttggaatgat gcacatatgggagagcatcaacggtctgagaaaaattttcaagttttacgacccagagcttctcacagtgcatgggatcaacgatgaagaacagagtcagtcttttgacgatgcggcaagacgattggctaattggttatcattaatgaacaacaaccaccaaatgttctttattccttggaatatcgg gatgcattggacgctagtggtggttgcgccaaggaaaattatccatttaaaccctgtaaaaggctgcccaattcccgaagtaatagaacaaatgatcggaag ggaaCGCACATGA